One part of the Chryseobacterium sp. 7 genome encodes these proteins:
- a CDS encoding VOC family protein: MKVNQIYVNLPVKDVQKTKDFWTKVGFSINEQFSDDRAACVVLNDTSYVMFLQEDYFMTFTSKPVAKENTSQVIVAVGMNSREEVDNVVNTAVENGAWQHEEPEDYGWMYQNSFWDLDGHGWNITFADMSQMPTE; this comes from the coding sequence ATGAAAGTCAATCAAATTTATGTGAACCTTCCGGTAAAAGATGTACAGAAAACAAAAGACTTCTGGACGAAAGTAGGTTTTTCAATCAATGAGCAATTCTCAGATGACAGAGCAGCCTGTGTTGTTTTAAATGATACAAGTTATGTCATGTTTCTGCAGGAAGATTATTTTATGACCTTCACCAGTAAACCTGTTGCCAAAGAAAATACCAGTCAGGTAATTGTTGCAGTAGGGATGAACAGTCGTGAAGAAGTGGATAATGTAGTAAACACTGCCGTAGAAAACGGAGCGTGGCAGCATGAAGAACCTGAAGATTACGGATGGATGTACCAAAATTCGTTTTGGGATCTTGACGGACATGGCTGGAATATCACTTTTGCAGATATGTCTCAAATGCCGACGGAATAA
- a CDS encoding VOC family protein, with product MVKRIVANIKTDDLSRAHQFYQDILELDVLMDHGWIKTLGNDEEAKIQISFAEQGGNDTKVPDLSIEVDNVDEVYHKMKNAGFEITYDLTNEDWGVRRFFVKDPFQKLINILSHQ from the coding sequence ATGGTAAAAAGAATCGTAGCCAATATTAAAACCGATGATCTTTCCAGAGCCCATCAGTTTTATCAGGATATTTTAGAACTGGATGTTTTGATGGATCATGGCTGGATAAAAACTTTGGGGAATGATGAAGAAGCCAAAATTCAGATCAGCTTTGCCGAACAGGGAGGAAATGATACCAAAGTTCCCGACCTTTCCATTGAAGTTGATAATGTAGACGAAGTCTATCACAAAATGAAAAATGCAGGTTTTGAAATCACCTATGATCTAACCAATGAAGACTGGGGAGTCCGCAGATTTTTTGTTAAAGATCCGTTTCAGAAGTTGATCAATATACTGTCTCACCAATAA
- a CDS encoding VOC family protein: MAKLNPYLNFDGTAEEAFNFYKTVFGGEFVGGIHKMGNAPGTENLSEEEKNRVMHIALPVGGDLLMASDIVPGFGQTLTVGNNNYVSIFPDSRSEADRIFKELSAGGNVEMPIEDQFWGDYFGCFQDKYGVHWMVNYNEQYAK, encoded by the coding sequence ATGGCTAAATTAAATCCATACCTAAATTTCGACGGAACAGCTGAGGAAGCGTTCAATTTTTATAAAACTGTTTTCGGTGGTGAATTCGTTGGAGGAATTCATAAAATGGGAAATGCTCCCGGTACAGAAAACCTGTCTGAAGAAGAAAAAAACAGAGTAATGCACATTGCTTTGCCTGTTGGAGGGGATCTTTTAATGGCATCCGATATTGTACCCGGTTTTGGGCAGACTCTTACTGTAGGAAACAATAATTATGTTTCCATTTTCCCTGACTCCAGAAGCGAAGCAGACAGAATTTTTAAAGAACTTTCTGCTGGAGGAAACGTAGAAATGCCGATTGAAGACCAGTTCTGGGGAGACTATTTTGGGTGCTTTCAGGACAAATACGGTGTTCATTGGATGGTGAACTATAATGAACAATATGCAAAATAA
- a CDS encoding DUF763 domain-containing protein, producing MKRSGTADLPLHYGKVPPWLYERMSVLGLSIIEVILMDYGKDEVLRRLADPFWFQSFGAVMGMDWHSSGITTSVMGALKRSINPNSQSLGLYICGGKGKFSRETPSELIQIADKTGLNGTDLVRASKLSAKVDNTAIQDGYQLYLHNFILSDNGNWSVIQQGMHESDGTARRYHWHSENITSFVEKPHTGINGISRGRILNLTDTEASENRKGILDISHTDSAEVMKDFARLILPAHHDVQASDVDLKRLGALLYVTREQQPQNFEDLLMLEGVGPRTMQSLALVSEVIHGAPSRFADPARFSFAHGGKDGHPFPVPINTYDESISILKKGIEKSRLGNSDKLNSLNKLHQIVTDAEKDFTPDFDIQQVIEEERQNSWRFGGKTVFGDAQKPNNPPKAIQLSLF from the coding sequence ATGAAACGTTCAGGAACAGCAGATTTACCCCTTCACTATGGCAAAGTACCGCCATGGCTGTATGAGCGTATGTCTGTTCTGGGACTTTCCATTATTGAAGTCATTCTGATGGATTATGGTAAGGATGAAGTACTGCGCCGACTGGCAGATCCGTTCTGGTTTCAGAGCTTTGGAGCGGTGATGGGGATGGACTGGCATTCTTCAGGAATTACCACTTCCGTTATGGGTGCTTTAAAACGCTCTATTAACCCTAATTCTCAATCGCTGGGACTTTATATCTGTGGTGGTAAGGGAAAGTTTTCCCGGGAAACTCCATCAGAACTGATCCAGATTGCAGATAAAACCGGATTGAACGGAACCGATTTGGTAAGAGCCAGCAAACTTTCTGCGAAAGTAGATAATACAGCCATTCAGGATGGTTATCAGCTGTATTTGCACAATTTTATTCTTTCAGACAATGGAAACTGGAGCGTTATTCAGCAGGGAATGCATGAGTCTGACGGAACAGCAAGACGCTATCACTGGCATTCTGAAAACATCACTTCATTTGTAGAAAAGCCTCACACAGGAATCAATGGAATTTCGAGAGGAAGAATTCTTAACTTAACTGATACCGAAGCTTCGGAAAACAGAAAAGGAATTCTGGATATTTCCCATACCGATTCGGCAGAAGTGATGAAGGATTTTGCCAGGCTGATTCTTCCTGCCCACCATGATGTTCAGGCTTCAGATGTAGATTTAAAACGTCTGGGAGCACTTCTGTATGTTACCAGAGAACAGCAGCCTCAGAATTTCGAAGATTTACTGATGCTGGAAGGAGTAGGGCCAAGAACCATGCAGTCATTGGCTTTGGTAAGTGAAGTGATTCACGGAGCACCATCCAGATTTGCCGATCCCGCAAGATTTTCCTTTGCTCATGGAGGCAAGGACGGACACCCTTTCCCTGTCCCGATCAATACATATGACGAAAGCATCAGCATTCTCAAAAAAGGAATTGAAAAGTCCAGACTGGGAAATTCTGATAAGCTGAATTCTTTGAACAAACTTCACCAGATTGTTACTGATGCGGAGAAAGATTTTACTCCGGATTTTGATATTCAGCAGGTGATTGAAGAAGAAAGACAAAACTCATGGCGCTTTGGTGGGAAAACCGTATTTGGGGATGCCCAAAAACCCAATAACCCTCCAAAAGCAATACAGCTTTCCCTATTTTAA
- a CDS encoding helix-turn-helix domain-containing protein yields MFSNIHQEFEVPEELKDTIKCFWYNSRDYGEELSEFTVLPDGYAEIIFHFGSGCSISNQGILQALPSPFIMGLLNQPALFHAQNQLEIIGIRCFPWAVFDLLGLSSEKTENGVHTFKHPLAELQSALDDLIIQGKIQEAITKVEHYFLKLHSHITTDSLLSKAGAVMRKNKGAISVNKVADSAHTTVRTLERKFKQSSGHTVKDVSGIMRFEQIRNRLWNSPEASIAELAQEFGYTDQSHLSREFKRYSGTTPAVFARESKKRKQALSNDFVAFVQA; encoded by the coding sequence ATGTTTTCTAATATACATCAGGAATTTGAAGTCCCGGAAGAACTAAAAGATACCATCAAATGTTTTTGGTACAACAGCAGGGATTATGGAGAGGAATTGTCTGAGTTTACAGTGCTTCCGGACGGTTATGCCGAAATCATATTCCACTTTGGAAGCGGATGCAGTATTTCTAATCAAGGCATTTTACAGGCTTTACCTTCTCCGTTTATCATGGGACTGCTCAATCAGCCTGCTCTTTTTCATGCTCAAAATCAACTGGAAATTATCGGAATCAGATGTTTTCCATGGGCTGTTTTTGACTTACTGGGGCTTTCCTCCGAAAAAACAGAAAATGGAGTTCATACATTTAAACACCCTCTGGCAGAGCTTCAATCTGCATTGGATGATTTGATTATTCAAGGAAAAATACAGGAGGCAATCACTAAAGTAGAGCACTATTTTCTGAAATTACATTCCCACATCACCACAGACAGTCTTCTTTCAAAGGCCGGAGCTGTTATGAGAAAAAATAAGGGAGCCATCTCTGTCAATAAGGTGGCGGATTCAGCACATACGACTGTCAGAACATTGGAAAGAAAATTTAAACAGTCTTCTGGGCATACTGTAAAAGATGTCTCCGGAATTATGCGTTTTGAGCAGATAAGAAACCGTCTGTGGAATAGTCCTGAAGCTTCCATTGCTGAGCTTGCACAGGAATTTGGATATACTGATCAATCTCATTTAAGCAGAGAATTTAAACGCTACAGTGGTACAACACCTGCCGTTTTTGCACGGGAATCCAAAAAAAGAAAGCAGGCCTTAAGCAATGATTTTGTCGCATTTGTACAAGCATAA
- the tpx gene encoding thiol peroxidase, giving the protein MSTTITLKGNEVHTIGTLPSVGTTVKDFALVDSGLAVKTLETFAGKKKVFNIFPSIDTPTCAASSRKFNEEASKLDNTVVINVSKDLPFALGRFCAAEGLNNVETLSDFRSSFGDDYEVTITDSPLKGLLSRAVIVTDENNQVVYTEQVPEIANEPNYDAALAALK; this is encoded by the coding sequence ATGTCCACGACAATCACTTTAAAAGGAAACGAAGTACACACAATAGGAACATTGCCATCTGTAGGAACTACAGTAAAGGACTTTGCATTGGTAGACTCAGGTTTGGCGGTAAAAACGCTTGAAACTTTTGCAGGAAAGAAAAAAGTATTCAATATTTTCCCAAGTATTGATACTCCTACTTGTGCTGCTTCTTCCAGAAAATTCAATGAAGAGGCTTCAAAACTTGACAATACAGTGGTAATCAATGTTTCTAAAGATCTTCCATTCGCATTAGGAAGATTCTGTGCTGCTGAAGGTTTGAATAACGTAGAAACACTTTCAGACTTCAGAAGCAGCTTTGGAGATGATTATGAAGTGACCATTACAGATTCTCCTTTGAAAGGTCTGTTGAGCCGTGCTGTGATCGTTACAGACGAAAACAACCAGGTGGTTTACACTGAGCAGGTTCCTGAAATTGCTAATGAACCTAATTATGATGCTGCTCTTGCTGCATTAAAATAA
- a CDS encoding DinB family protein, with protein sequence MNTPKSKKMELVIPAYRTHSQSFINVLDGISEEDALKRIENKTNHIVWMAGNFVNMRYGLGWVLGLREEDPYSDLFFQGKALDESFTYPTLVELKENFHAISAKVYEKLYEVTDEELDEIFEIGMNIPFIKETKLNFVGMCIGREDYLCGQIGLMRRILDYPGMKYDVDENLKY encoded by the coding sequence ATGAACACACCAAAATCAAAAAAAATGGAGCTCGTTATTCCGGCTTACAGAACGCATTCCCAAAGCTTTATAAATGTTCTGGACGGCATTTCGGAAGAAGATGCTTTGAAAAGAATTGAAAATAAAACCAATCACATTGTATGGATGGCCGGAAACTTTGTCAACATGCGTTATGGCTTGGGCTGGGTACTTGGACTTCGGGAAGAAGATCCTTACAGCGACCTGTTTTTCCAGGGAAAAGCACTGGATGAAAGCTTTACATATCCAACGTTGGTTGAATTGAAAGAAAATTTTCACGCAATTTCCGCTAAAGTATATGAAAAACTTTATGAAGTAACCGATGAAGAACTGGATGAAATATTTGAAATAGGAATGAACATCCCTTTCATCAAAGAAACAAAACTCAATTTTGTCGGAATGTGTATCGGCCGTGAAGATTATTTATGTGGTCAAATAGGCTTAATGCGCAGAATTCTGGACTATCCGGGAATGAAATATGACGTAGACGAAAATCTTAAATATTAA
- a CDS encoding VOC family protein translates to MNISDIYVNLPVKDVQKTREFWTKLGFSINEQFSNDKAICVVMKKDHIYTMFLKEDFFQTFTNRAFAKGDTTQVLLAIGVNSREEVDHMVKTALENGGSRYGEPVDYGWMYQNSFADLNGHQWEVMHGDASQMPTE, encoded by the coding sequence ATGAATATTAGTGATATTTATGTCAATTTACCCGTAAAAGACGTACAAAAAACAAGAGAATTCTGGACTAAGCTTGGCTTTTCTATCAACGAACAGTTTTCAAATGATAAAGCAATATGTGTGGTGATGAAGAAAGATCATATCTACACCATGTTTCTCAAAGAAGACTTCTTCCAGACTTTTACCAACAGAGCTTTTGCAAAAGGAGACACTACACAGGTACTGCTTGCGATTGGAGTAAACAGTCGTGAAGAAGTTGATCATATGGTAAAAACAGCACTCGAAAACGGAGGTTCCAGATATGGCGAGCCTGTAGATTACGGATGGATGTATCAAAACAGTTTTGCAGATCTCAACGGTCACCAGTGGGAAGTAATGCATGGAGATGCCTCTCAGATGCCTACAGAATAA
- a CDS encoding SRPBCC family protein translates to MDPIKIDITILAPVEKVWNYFNEPKHITKWNFAHESWQCPSSENNLTVGGKFKHRMEAKDKSFGFDFEGIYDEIIPHEIIKYHMEDGRKVEIIFDKIDETTTKVIEIFDPEKQNSVEMQRDGWYAILNNFHKYVENH, encoded by the coding sequence ATGGATCCAATTAAAATAGACATTACAATTTTAGCACCGGTGGAAAAGGTTTGGAATTATTTCAATGAACCAAAGCACATCACGAAATGGAATTTCGCCCATGAAAGCTGGCAGTGTCCTAGTTCTGAAAATAATCTTACGGTAGGAGGCAAATTCAAACACAGAATGGAAGCGAAAGACAAAAGTTTCGGATTCGATTTTGAAGGCATATATGATGAAATAATTCCTCATGAGATTATTAAATATCACATGGAGGACGGGCGGAAAGTAGAAATTATTTTCGACAAAATAGACGAAACTACAACGAAAGTCATTGAAATTTTCGACCCGGAAAAACAAAATTCTGTGGAAATGCAGAGGGATGGTTGGTATGCTATTCTGAACAACTTCCACAAGTATGTTGAGAATCATTAA
- a CDS encoding Crp/Fnr family transcriptional regulator, which translates to MTNKALEICYDFPFFFPEELAEIFQAHEKRSFQKGDFILEEGKTANEYYILESGLARSYVNDFNGNEVTTHFFTENEVIIEVLSMFQRVPSQENIICITDCECWRLDYDTFQELFHKIPNLREWGRSWMSQELFAYKQRSVEMFTLSATRRYLNLLEQKSKVIQFAPLKQIASYLGVTDTSLSRIRKEIVSHPKKN; encoded by the coding sequence ATGACGAACAAAGCCCTTGAAATATGTTATGATTTTCCCTTTTTTTTCCCTGAAGAGCTTGCTGAAATATTCCAGGCTCACGAAAAAAGATCATTCCAGAAAGGTGACTTCATTCTTGAAGAAGGAAAAACAGCCAATGAATATTATATTCTCGAAAGCGGATTAGCACGTTCCTACGTAAATGATTTCAACGGAAATGAAGTAACCACCCATTTTTTCACGGAAAACGAGGTAATTATTGAGGTTTTATCCATGTTTCAAAGAGTTCCCTCACAGGAAAATATCATTTGTATTACAGACTGTGAATGCTGGAGGCTGGATTATGATACCTTTCAGGAGCTCTTCCACAAAATCCCGAATCTCAGAGAATGGGGCAGATCATGGATGTCTCAGGAGCTTTTTGCCTATAAACAGAGATCTGTAGAAATGTTTACCCTTTCCGCAACCAGAAGATACCTTAATTTGCTGGAGCAGAAATCTAAAGTGATACAATTTGCCCCTCTGAAACAGATTGCTTCCTATCTGGGAGTTACGGACACCTCTCTGAGTCGTATTCGTAAGGAAATTGTTTCCCATCCTAAGAAAAATTAA
- a CDS encoding glyoxalase superfamily protein, with product MKADRIIPVLRIFDYQKTKEFYVDWLGFEIVWEHYFDENTPVYMEVKRENIIFHLSEHHGDGTPGTRVAVWGEGVPEYHKELIDKKYKYNRPGLEKTFYGAVSFTVIDPFGNKITFEEEYDEAKHKDLKLYSHD from the coding sequence ATGAAAGCAGATAGAATTATTCCCGTATTAAGAATCTTCGATTATCAGAAAACAAAAGAATTTTATGTAGATTGGCTAGGGTTTGAAATCGTTTGGGAACATTATTTTGATGAAAACACTCCCGTTTATATGGAAGTGAAAAGAGAAAATATCATTTTCCATTTAAGCGAACACCACGGAGACGGAACACCCGGAACAAGGGTTGCTGTTTGGGGTGAAGGAGTTCCTGAATATCACAAAGAACTCATCGATAAGAAATACAAGTACAACCGTCCTGGTCTTGAAAAAACGTTTTACGGAGCCGTATCTTTTACCGTAATTGATCCTTTTGGAAATAAAATTACCTTCGAAGAAGAATATGACGAAGCAAAGCATAAAGATCTGAAACTGTATTCTCACGATTGA
- a CDS encoding SDR family oxidoreductase: protein MKTQNKSDSKSKVPKEGLFPEIIRNDYRGSRKLQGKKAVISGGDSGIGQAVAVHFAREGADIAIIYKESDDDAKETKKLVEKEGQKCLLIKGDLTKKAFRTKCADKIKATWKKIDILVNNAGIHTSKSSLEKISDEQIQKTFDTNIISMISFTRNFLPLIEKEGRIICTTSVTAYRGSDHLIDYAATKGAVLSFIRSLADNLAEKKILVNGIAPGPIWTPLVKEAFDDLSKFGKDTPLKRAGQPSEVAPAYVFLASKDASYITGEIIHINGGDFVGG, encoded by the coding sequence ATGAAAACACAGAACAAATCAGACTCTAAATCAAAAGTCCCTAAAGAAGGTCTGTTTCCGGAAATTATCCGGAATGATTACCGTGGAAGCCGAAAACTTCAGGGAAAAAAAGCAGTTATTTCCGGAGGAGACAGTGGTATAGGACAGGCTGTTGCCGTTCATTTTGCCAGAGAAGGAGCAGATATCGCCATCATTTATAAAGAAAGTGATGACGACGCTAAAGAAACTAAAAAGCTGGTTGAAAAAGAAGGACAAAAGTGCCTGCTGATCAAAGGAGATCTTACAAAAAAAGCTTTCAGAACAAAATGTGCAGACAAGATTAAAGCAACATGGAAAAAGATTGATATTCTTGTCAACAATGCAGGAATTCATACTTCCAAAAGCAGTCTGGAAAAAATCTCAGATGAGCAGATTCAGAAAACATTTGATACCAATATCATTTCTATGATTTCTTTCACCAGAAATTTTCTTCCGCTCATTGAAAAAGAAGGAAGGATTATCTGTACAACATCTGTAACAGCCTATCGGGGAAGTGATCATTTAATTGATTATGCGGCTACCAAAGGAGCTGTATTGTCTTTTATCCGTTCTTTGGCTGATAATCTTGCAGAAAAAAAGATTCTGGTTAACGGAATTGCGCCGGGACCTATTTGGACTCCTCTTGTAAAAGAAGCATTTGATGATCTTTCTAAATTTGGAAAAGATACGCCGCTGAAACGTGCTGGGCAGCCATCAGAAGTTGCTCCTGCCTATGTTTTTCTCGCTTCCAAAGATGCAAGTTATATCACAGGAGAAATCATTCACATTAACGGAGGTGATTTCGTCGGAGGATAA
- a CDS encoding alpha/beta fold hydrolase: MNPRETGYKKVNGIQLYYEIYGSGKPLVLIHGGGSSFLFDFKEVIARLEGKFQLIGIDLQNHGRSEHRDIPETFEQDADDVAGLLAELNIEKASFWGFSNGGSTVMQIGHRHPKIVEKLVVASAFYKRSGMMDGFFEGMQEATFDSMPEPFKINFLNLNPDFSKLENLFEKDCTRMQTFEDWDDEVLASIQSPTLFISGDQDVMKPEHTTAMWRLVKDSRLMILPATHGTYMMPDFDGSIDTELIDFTAREVEKFLNH; this comes from the coding sequence ATGAATCCAAGAGAAACAGGCTATAAAAAAGTCAATGGAATCCAATTGTATTACGAGATCTACGGATCAGGAAAGCCTCTGGTTCTGATTCATGGAGGCGGTTCTTCTTTCCTTTTTGATTTTAAAGAAGTGATCGCGAGACTGGAAGGGAAATTTCAGCTTATAGGAATTGATCTCCAAAACCACGGCCGCAGTGAGCACCGCGATATTCCGGAAACATTCGAGCAGGATGCAGACGATGTAGCCGGACTTCTCGCAGAGCTTAACATTGAAAAAGCTTCATTCTGGGGATTCAGCAATGGAGGAAGTACCGTAATGCAGATTGGCCATCGCCATCCTAAAATCGTTGAAAAACTTGTTGTTGCCTCAGCATTTTACAAAAGGAGCGGTATGATGGACGGCTTTTTTGAAGGAATGCAGGAAGCCACTTTCGATTCAATGCCGGAACCTTTCAAAATCAATTTTTTAAATCTCAATCCGGATTTTTCAAAACTGGAAAACCTTTTTGAGAAAGACTGTACAAGGATGCAGACGTTTGAAGACTGGGACGATGAGGTACTGGCTTCCATACAATCTCCCACATTATTCATCTCTGGAGATCAGGATGTGATGAAACCGGAACATACCACAGCAATGTGGCGCCTGGTAAAAGACTCAAGATTAATGATACTTCCTGCAACCCATGGTACTTATATGATGCCTGATTTTGACGGTAGTATAGATACCGAATTAATAGACTTTACCGCCAGGGAAGTAGAAAAATTTTTAAACCATTAA
- a CDS encoding VOC family protein, with translation MNNDIFPCLWYDGDAKQSAEFYCKVFGGEITADTPVVMNVDLFGQRLMLLNGGPQFKKNASISFMVICETEEEVQKYWDQLLEGGMALMELGSYSWSPKYGWVQDKYGVTWQLFLGEKASEQKIIPTLMFIHQNNGKAKEAMELYTKTFPNSDIGNILTYGAGSEGHNSPEPGENVQHAHFTIDSYSLFCMDNSYDHQFDFNEGISLVVMTDDQEQTDHYWNTFTADGGRESMCGWLKDKYGMSWQIVPKRLIQLMNDADREKAYKVVQAMMKMQKIIIQDLEDAYNS, from the coding sequence ATGAATAACGATATTTTCCCATGTCTCTGGTATGATGGAGACGCTAAGCAGTCTGCTGAATTTTACTGTAAAGTTTTCGGAGGTGAAATAACAGCAGATACCCCTGTTGTAATGAATGTTGACTTATTTGGCCAAAGACTGATGCTTCTGAATGGAGGTCCGCAGTTCAAGAAAAATGCATCCATTTCTTTCATGGTTATTTGTGAAACTGAAGAAGAGGTTCAAAAATATTGGGATCAGCTATTGGAGGGCGGAATGGCTTTAATGGAGCTGGGATCTTACTCTTGGAGCCCGAAATACGGATGGGTTCAGGATAAATACGGTGTAACATGGCAGTTGTTTTTAGGAGAAAAAGCAAGCGAACAGAAAATAATTCCTACGTTGATGTTTATTCACCAGAATAACGGAAAAGCAAAGGAAGCGATGGAACTTTATACAAAGACTTTTCCCAACTCAGACATAGGAAATATATTAACTTATGGAGCAGGAAGTGAAGGCCATAACAGCCCTGAACCGGGAGAAAATGTTCAGCATGCTCATTTTACGATTGACAGTTACAGCCTGTTCTGCATGGATAATTCTTATGATCATCAGTTTGATTTTAACGAAGGGATTTCATTAGTAGTAATGACGGATGATCAGGAGCAGACCGATCATTACTGGAATACTTTCACAGCAGATGGAGGTAGAGAAAGTATGTGCGGCTGGCTGAAAGATAAATACGGAATGAGCTGGCAGATTGTGCCTAAAAGACTCATTCAGTTAATGAACGATGCTGATCGTGAAAAAGCTTACAAAGTAGTACAGGCAATGATGAAAATGCAGAAAATTATTATACAGGATTTGGAAGACGCTTATAATTCTTAA
- a CDS encoding FAD-dependent oxidoreductase, translated as MVLNHKKVAIIGAGPVGLTMAVLLQQKGVEVNVYERDLNAQTRVWGGTLDLHKESGQKAMKQAGLLDQYYATALPMGIKIADEQGNTLFTKEITPENQHDNPEINRNHLREMLLGSLADDTIIWDMNFIGMEENDGRWQLHFKDKPAVTADLVIGANGGMSKVRRYVTEAEVEETGTFIIQGDIPQPEKSCPEFFSWCDGKRPMTAFEGNLLVANPYNNGAMTYGVIFKKPEEWEDGCTLDFQNTEQIRRFLAERFSSWSGLYQQLFNSTSFFVGLPTRKIPLDKPWKNNRSLPVTLIGDAAHLMPPFAGQGVNTGLLDALILSENLTEGKYPTISESINAYEKEMLIYAKEAQLESSKNELEMRDVNFSFTSLIR; from the coding sequence ATGGTACTGAATCATAAAAAAGTCGCCATCATTGGCGCTGGCCCCGTTGGTTTAACAATGGCTGTTCTGTTACAGCAGAAAGGTGTTGAAGTGAATGTCTATGAAAGAGATCTGAATGCACAGACAAGAGTCTGGGGCGGAACATTGGATCTTCACAAAGAATCAGGGCAAAAAGCAATGAAGCAAGCCGGTCTGTTGGATCAATATTACGCTACAGCCTTACCCATGGGAATCAAAATTGCCGATGAACAGGGAAATACTCTTTTTACAAAAGAAATCACACCGGAAAACCAACATGACAATCCTGAAATTAACAGAAATCATCTGAGAGAAATGCTGCTTGGGAGTCTGGCAGATGATACGATAATCTGGGATATGAATTTTATAGGAATGGAAGAGAATGATGGTCGATGGCAGCTTCATTTTAAAGATAAACCTGCTGTGACAGCTGATCTTGTTATCGGAGCTAATGGAGGAATGTCCAAAGTAAGAAGATACGTCACGGAAGCCGAAGTGGAAGAGACCGGAACCTTTATCATTCAGGGAGATATTCCTCAGCCTGAAAAATCGTGTCCCGAATTTTTCAGTTGGTGTGACGGAAAAAGACCAATGACCGCTTTTGAAGGTAATTTATTGGTAGCCAATCCTTATAATAACGGTGCCATGACTTACGGAGTTATATTCAAAAAGCCTGAAGAATGGGAAGACGGGTGTACTTTAGATTTTCAAAATACAGAACAGATCCGCCGCTTTCTTGCCGAAAGGTTTTCTTCATGGAGTGGGCTTTATCAGCAGCTATTTAACTCAACTTCATTTTTTGTAGGGCTGCCAACAAGAAAAATTCCATTAGACAAACCGTGGAAAAATAATCGTTCTTTGCCTGTAACATTGATTGGTGATGCTGCACATCTCATGCCTCCTTTTGCAGGGCAGGGCGTAAATACCGGATTGCTGGATGCTTTGATTTTATCAGAAAACCTAACAGAAGGAAAATACCCAACGATATCTGAATCCATTAATGCATACGAAAAAGAAATGTTGATCTACGCCAAAGAAGCTCAGCTTGAATCCAGCAAAAATGAGCTGGAAATGCGTGATGTGAACTTCTCTTTTACAAGCCTTATTCGCTAA